From the Gaiellales bacterium genome, one window contains:
- the narH gene encoding nitrate reductase subunit beta, with product MKVRAQVAMVMNLDKCIGCHTCSVTCKQVWTNRPGTEYVWFNNVETKPGLGYPRTYEDNDRWKGGWELDRKGRLRLKAGGQLRKLLTIFWNPDLPTIDDYYEPWTYDYETLTNAPLSDHDPVATPRSQLTGRPMHVGTGPNWDDNLAGAPEHAVADPLLRGIEDRVRMEYEHAFMFYLPRICEHCLNPSCVASCPSGAMYKREEDGVVLVDQDKCRAWRFCVSGCPYKKVYFNHRSGKAEKCTFCYPRLEVGLPTVCSETCVGRLRYLGLVLYDADRVEEAASVPDPRHLLESQLSVFLDPHDPAVQAAASAEGIADDWLEAARRSPVYRLAVDWRIALPLHPEYRTLPMVWYVPPLSPMDAAAAEGGYDGDPDDVFPAIERMRIPVEYLANLLAAGDADVIRRVLRRLAAMRGVMRALQVDGNRDEELARSVGMDVDEVEAMYRLLAIAEYDDRYVIPKAHAEHAARLEAQNAGCSVPGGPGGGYGEVGYPTSRRPKRRLNVLGGGG from the coding sequence ATGAAGGTCCGCGCACAGGTGGCGATGGTGATGAACCTCGACAAGTGCATCGGCTGCCACACGTGCTCCGTCACCTGCAAGCAGGTGTGGACGAACCGGCCCGGCACCGAGTACGTGTGGTTCAACAACGTCGAGACGAAGCCGGGGCTCGGCTACCCGCGCACGTACGAGGACAACGACCGCTGGAAGGGCGGCTGGGAGCTCGACCGCAAGGGCCGGCTGCGGCTGAAGGCCGGCGGCCAGCTGCGCAAGCTGCTCACGATCTTCTGGAACCCCGACCTGCCGACGATCGACGACTACTACGAGCCGTGGACGTACGACTACGAGACGCTGACCAACGCGCCGCTCTCCGACCACGACCCGGTGGCGACGCCGCGCTCGCAGCTGACGGGCAGGCCGATGCACGTCGGCACCGGACCGAACTGGGACGACAACCTGGCCGGGGCGCCCGAGCACGCCGTCGCCGACCCGCTCCTGCGCGGCATCGAGGACAGGGTGCGCATGGAGTACGAGCACGCGTTCATGTTCTACCTGCCCCGCATCTGCGAGCACTGCCTCAACCCCAGCTGCGTCGCCAGCTGTCCGTCGGGGGCGATGTACAAGCGCGAGGAGGACGGCGTCGTCCTCGTCGATCAGGACAAGTGCCGCGCCTGGCGCTTCTGCGTGTCAGGCTGCCCGTACAAGAAGGTCTACTTCAACCACCGGTCGGGCAAGGCCGAGAAGTGCACGTTCTGCTACCCGCGGCTCGAGGTCGGCCTTCCCACCGTGTGCTCGGAGACGTGCGTCGGCCGGCTGCGCTACCTCGGCCTTGTACTCTACGACGCCGACCGGGTCGAGGAGGCGGCGTCGGTGCCCGACCCGCGCCACCTGCTCGAGTCGCAGCTCTCGGTCTTCCTCGACCCGCACGACCCGGCGGTGCAGGCGGCGGCGAGCGCCGAGGGTATCGCGGACGATTGGCTGGAGGCGGCCCGCCGCTCGCCGGTCTACCGGCTGGCGGTCGACTGGCGGATCGCGCTTCCGCTGCACCCCGAGTACCGGACGCTGCCGATGGTCTGGTACGTGCCCCCGCTCTCGCCGATGGACGCGGCCGCGGCGGAGGGTGGCTACGACGGCGATCCGGACGACGTCTTCCCTGCCATCGAGCGCATGCGCATCCCGGTCGAATACCTGGCCAATCTGCTCGCCGCCGGCGACGCCGACGTCATCCGCCGAGTGCTGCGCCGTCTCGCCGCGATGCGCGGGGTGATGCGTGCGCTGCAGGTGGACGGGAACCGCGACGAGGAGCTGGCGCGCTCGGTCGGGATGGACGTGGACGAGGTGGAGGCGATGTACCGGCTGCTCGCGATCGCGGAGTACGACGACCGCTACGTGATCCCCAAGGCGCATGCCGAGCACGCGGCGCGGCTCGAGGCTCAGAACGCCGGCTGCTCGGTTCCCGGCGGCCCGGGCGGCGGCTACGGGGAG
- a CDS encoding nitrate reductase subunit alpha, with the protein MTASRDASGRALPGETALDAALRSALLPAHRFFRRGEASAQGWSELVAKGRASEAFYRERWQHDRVVRSTHGVNCTGSCSWNVFVKDGIITWETQAVDYPSTGPDMPEYEPRGCPRGASFSWYTYSPLRLRHPYVRGSLLERFREARARLGDPVDAWAAIVDDPDARREYQSHRGKGGFVRASWEDAVELIAAAHVHTIKRYGPDRVAGFTPIPAMSMASYASGTRFLALIGGVILSFYDWYADLPPASPQSFGDQTDVPESGDWWNAGYLIVWGTNLPTTRTPDAHFMVEARYRGQKVVVVSPDFAEHVKFADQWLPAQPGTDAALALAMGHVILREFYVARQAPYFADYARRFTDMPLLVTLRARDDGYVPDRFLRASDIGSGEELPAWKPVVWDEAAGGPAVPAGSVGHRYAPGDEGRWNLRLDGIEPALTLLGRGRAVAVDLPRFDVGATEGGASMRRGVPALEVGGLLVTTVFDLLLAQYGVARDGMPGEWPEGYDDPRPCTPAWQEELTSVGRHECVRVAREFARNAERTRGRSMIAMGAGTNHWFHSDQVYRSFLALVQMCGCEGVNGGGWAHYVGQEKVRPLAGWQAVAFATDWVRPPRHQAATPFFYLATDQWRYEGFGPEELASPLGRGLFAGRSLVDLNALAARLGWLPSFPSFDRSTLDLCDEAAAAGLEPAEHVARELREGRLRFACEDPDAPENWPRVLTVWRSNLLGSSAKGHEYFLRHLLGTTHPAVRAEESPPELRPSEVTWRDEAPEGKLDLLTTIDFRMTSNALFSDVVLPAATWYEKVDLSSTDLHPFVHTFNAAITPPWEAKSDWDAFALVATRFSQLAEAHLGMRRDLIASPLSHDTPDEVAQPFGEVRDWRAGDCPAEPGRTMPKLAVVERDYPSTAARLHALGPLVEEPGIAVKGASWKPLEEVEWLRARNGTVTDGPAAGRPSLERVEHACEAILALSGTTNGRLAVEGFRALERRTGVPLADLAGPREGDRISLQDAQVQPRTVITSPEWSGIEAHGRRYAPFTMNVEREKPWHTLSGRQHLYLDHAWLLELGEALPVYRPPLAYRRHFGDQGVGGGAVEVTLRYLTPHSKWSIHSEYQDNLHMLTLFRGGKSLWISREDAESLGIRDNDWVEAVNRNGVITCRAAVTHRLPQGTCMMYHSKDRHLNVPRTETSGRRGGTDNSLTRIVFKPSHLVGGYAQLSYAFNYYGPTGSQRDEVTVLRRRSQEVEF; encoded by the coding sequence ATGACGGCTTCCCGAGACGCGAGCGGACGAGCGCTTCCCGGCGAGACCGCCCTGGATGCAGCACTGCGCTCCGCGCTGCTTCCGGCGCACCGGTTCTTCCGCCGCGGCGAAGCGTCGGCGCAGGGCTGGAGCGAGCTCGTGGCGAAGGGGCGCGCGTCGGAGGCGTTCTACCGCGAGCGCTGGCAGCACGACCGGGTCGTCCGCTCCACCCACGGCGTCAACTGCACGGGGTCGTGCTCGTGGAACGTGTTCGTGAAGGACGGCATCATCACCTGGGAGACGCAGGCCGTCGACTACCCCTCGACCGGCCCCGACATGCCGGAGTACGAGCCGCGCGGATGCCCGCGGGGGGCCTCGTTCTCGTGGTACACGTACTCACCGCTGCGCCTGCGCCATCCGTACGTCCGCGGCAGCCTCCTCGAGCGCTTCCGCGAGGCGCGCGCCCGGCTGGGCGACCCGGTGGACGCGTGGGCGGCGATCGTGGACGACCCGGACGCCCGGCGCGAGTACCAGTCGCACCGCGGGAAGGGCGGCTTCGTACGGGCGAGCTGGGAGGACGCCGTCGAGCTGATCGCGGCCGCCCATGTGCACACGATCAAGCGGTACGGCCCCGACCGGGTGGCGGGGTTCACGCCGATCCCGGCGATGTCGATGGCGTCGTACGCGTCGGGGACGCGCTTCCTGGCCCTCATCGGCGGCGTGATCCTCAGCTTCTACGACTGGTACGCCGACCTGCCGCCCGCCTCGCCGCAGAGCTTCGGCGACCAGACCGACGTCCCGGAATCGGGCGACTGGTGGAACGCCGGCTACCTGATCGTCTGGGGCACGAACCTGCCGACGACGCGGACGCCGGACGCCCACTTCATGGTCGAGGCGCGGTATCGGGGCCAGAAGGTCGTCGTCGTGTCGCCGGACTTCGCCGAGCACGTGAAGTTCGCCGACCAGTGGCTGCCGGCGCAGCCCGGAACCGACGCCGCGCTCGCGCTCGCGATGGGGCACGTGATCCTCAGGGAGTTCTACGTCGCGCGCCAGGCGCCGTACTTCGCCGACTACGCCCGCCGGTTCACGGACATGCCGCTGCTCGTGACGCTGCGCGCCCGCGACGACGGGTACGTGCCGGACCGCTTCCTGCGCGCCTCGGACATCGGCTCCGGCGAGGAGCTGCCGGCCTGGAAACCGGTGGTGTGGGACGAGGCGGCGGGCGGGCCGGCGGTGCCCGCGGGCTCGGTCGGGCACCGCTACGCGCCGGGCGACGAGGGCCGCTGGAACCTGCGCCTCGACGGCATCGAGCCCGCGCTCACGCTGCTCGGTCGCGGCCGAGCGGTCGCGGTCGATCTGCCCCGCTTCGACGTCGGCGCGACGGAGGGCGGCGCGTCGATGCGGCGCGGCGTTCCCGCCCTCGAGGTCGGGGGACTGCTCGTCACGACCGTGTTCGACCTGCTGCTGGCCCAGTACGGCGTGGCCCGCGACGGCATGCCGGGAGAGTGGCCGGAGGGCTACGACGACCCCCGGCCGTGCACGCCCGCCTGGCAGGAGGAGCTGACGTCGGTCGGCCGCCACGAGTGCGTCCGGGTGGCGCGGGAGTTCGCCCGCAACGCGGAGCGCACCCGCGGCCGCTCGATGATCGCGATGGGAGCCGGCACGAACCACTGGTTCCACTCCGACCAGGTCTACCGCTCGTTCCTCGCCCTGGTGCAGATGTGCGGATGCGAAGGCGTGAACGGGGGCGGCTGGGCCCACTACGTCGGCCAGGAGAAGGTGCGCCCCCTGGCCGGGTGGCAGGCCGTGGCCTTCGCCACCGACTGGGTGCGGCCGCCGCGTCACCAGGCGGCCACCCCGTTCTTCTACCTTGCGACCGACCAGTGGCGCTACGAGGGCTTCGGCCCCGAGGAGCTGGCCTCGCCGCTCGGGCGCGGGCTCTTCGCCGGCCGGTCGCTGGTCGACCTGAACGCGCTCGCCGCGCGGCTGGGGTGGCTGCCGTCGTTCCCGAGCTTCGACCGCTCCACCCTCGACCTGTGCGACGAGGCGGCCGCGGCCGGCCTCGAGCCGGCCGAGCACGTCGCCCGCGAGCTGCGCGAGGGACGGCTGCGGTTCGCCTGCGAGGATCCGGACGCGCCCGAGAACTGGCCGCGCGTGCTGACCGTGTGGCGCTCGAACCTGCTCGGGTCGTCGGCGAAGGGGCACGAGTACTTCCTCCGCCACCTGCTGGGGACGACGCACCCGGCGGTGCGGGCGGAGGAGTCGCCGCCCGAACTGCGCCCCAGCGAGGTGACCTGGCGGGACGAGGCGCCGGAGGGCAAGCTCGACCTGCTGACGACGATCGACTTCCGGATGACGTCCAACGCCCTGTTCTCCGATGTCGTCCTGCCGGCCGCCACCTGGTACGAGAAGGTCGACCTGTCCTCCACCGACCTGCATCCGTTCGTCCACACCTTCAACGCCGCCATCACGCCGCCGTGGGAGGCGAAGTCGGACTGGGACGCGTTCGCGCTGGTGGCGACGCGGTTCTCGCAGCTGGCGGAGGCCCACCTCGGCATGCGCCGTGACCTGATCGCCTCGCCCCTCTCCCACGACACGCCGGACGAGGTCGCCCAGCCGTTCGGCGAGGTGCGCGACTGGCGCGCCGGCGACTGCCCGGCCGAGCCGGGCCGCACCATGCCGAAGCTGGCGGTCGTGGAGCGCGACTACCCGTCCACGGCGGCGAGGCTGCACGCGCTCGGCCCGCTGGTGGAGGAGCCGGGCATCGCCGTCAAGGGGGCGTCCTGGAAGCCGCTCGAGGAGGTCGAGTGGCTGCGCGCCCGCAACGGCACCGTCACGGACGGCCCGGCCGCCGGACGGCCCTCGCTCGAGCGCGTCGAGCACGCCTGCGAGGCGATCCTGGCGCTGTCGGGCACGACGAACGGCCGCCTGGCGGTCGAGGGGTTCCGCGCGCTCGAGCGCCGCACCGGCGTCCCGCTCGCGGATCTCGCCGGACCGCGCGAGGGCGATCGGATCTCGCTCCAGGACGCGCAGGTGCAGCCCCGGACCGTGATCACCTCGCCGGAGTGGTCGGGCATCGAGGCGCACGGGCGCCGGTATGCGCCGTTCACCATGAACGTCGAGCGGGAGAAGCCGTGGCACACGCTCAGCGGCCGCCAGCACCTGTATCTCGACCACGCCTGGCTGCTCGAGCTGGGCGAGGCGCTGCCCGTCTACCGGCCGCCGCTCGCGTACCGGCGCCACTTCGGCGACCAGGGCGTCGGCGGCGGCGCGGTCGAGGTGACGCTGCGGTACCTGACGCCGCACTCGAAGTGGTCGATCCACTCCGAGTACCAGGACAACCTGCACATGCTGACCCTCTTCCGCGGCGGCAAGTCGCTGTGGATCAGCCGCGAGGACGCGGAGTCGCTCGGCATCCGCGACAACGACTGGGTCGAGGCCGTGAACCGCAACGGCGTGATCACCTGCCGGGCCGCGGTCACGCACCGGCTGCCGCAGGGCACCTGCATGATGTACCACTCGAAGGACCGGCACCTGAACGTGCCCCGGACCGAGACGTCGGGGCGGCGCGGGGGCACCGACAACTCGCTCACCCGGATCGTGTTCAAGCCGTCGCACCTCGTGGGCGGCTACGCACAGCTCTCCTACGCCTTCAACTACTACGGGCCGACCGGCTCGCAGCGCGACGAGGTGACCGTCCTGCGCCGCCGCTCCCAGGAGGTCGAGTTCTGA